The following proteins are co-located in the Trichormus variabilis 0441 genome:
- the patS gene encoding heterocyst-inhibiting signaling peptide PatS, which translates to MKAIMLVNFCDERGSGR; encoded by the coding sequence ATGAAGGCAATTATGTTAGTGAATTTCTGTGATGAGCGCGGTAGTGGTAGATAG
- the tsaE gene encoding tRNA (adenosine(37)-N6)-threonylcarbamoyltransferase complex ATPase subunit type 1 TsaE, whose protein sequence is MTKIFLADKESTLNLGILLGETLTAGSVILLEGDLGAGKTTLVQGLGKGLSITEPIVSPTFTLINEYIEGRIPLYHLDLYRLEPQEVLSLNLEIYWEGIEVIPGIVAIEWSERMPYKPSTYINVLLTYGDEGSRQAEITPFNCTISDLIATK, encoded by the coding sequence ATGACTAAAATTTTTCTTGCAGATAAAGAGTCAACACTCAACTTAGGTATTCTCTTAGGAGAAACTTTAACTGCTGGTAGCGTGATTTTACTGGAAGGTGATTTAGGTGCTGGTAAAACTACTTTGGTACAGGGCTTGGGTAAAGGTTTAAGTATTACTGAACCCATTGTCAGTCCTACTTTCACTCTGATTAATGAGTATATAGAAGGACGTATACCCCTTTACCATCTGGATTTATACCGCTTAGAGCCACAAGAAGTATTAAGTTTAAATTTAGAAATTTATTGGGAAGGGATTGAGGTAATTCCGGGTATTGTAGCGATTGAGTGGTCGGAACGAATGCCCTACAAGCCAAGTACCTACATTAACGTACTTTTGACTTATGGCGATGAGGGCAGTCGTCAAGCCGAAATTACACCATTCAATTGCACCATCAGCGACTTAATTGCTACCAAGTGA
- a CDS encoding bile acid:sodium symporter family protein — MNEILVIIDKLALFTFIVFTMLGAGLGLTIKQIWEPLRSPRLVILSLLTNFILVPSFVYLLVQIVPLSEALKDGLLIMALASGPPALPKLAQIVKGNIAFSVGLMMLLMLGTIFYMPLVLPLVVQGVQINSWDIGKPLLLMMISPLVIGLFIKAKFAAIAPVIQPILFKLSSTGLFLGLVVRLIIHTNDIIGLLKTGAIFICAVFIIFSFSVGYLLGGPGIDTQRVLGVGTAQRNFAAALLVGSSNFDDPNVVSIIMVTSILMMITVLIVGPKFIELDQPKDGDIKQLEISG; from the coding sequence ATGAATGAAATATTAGTAATAATCGACAAACTTGCACTATTCACATTCATTGTGTTTACTATGTTAGGTGCAGGTTTAGGTCTCACTATCAAACAAATTTGGGAACCACTACGCAGCCCTAGACTTGTCATATTGTCCTTGCTGACAAATTTTATATTGGTGCCAAGTTTTGTTTATCTGCTAGTACAAATAGTACCTCTGAGTGAAGCATTAAAAGATGGTTTACTCATCATGGCATTAGCATCAGGCCCGCCAGCTTTGCCTAAACTGGCTCAAATAGTTAAGGGCAATATAGCCTTTTCTGTGGGATTAATGATGTTGCTGATGCTTGGCACGATTTTTTATATGCCATTAGTACTACCTTTAGTCGTGCAAGGTGTGCAAATCAATTCTTGGGACATTGGCAAACCTTTGTTATTGATGATGATTAGCCCGTTAGTAATTGGACTATTTATTAAAGCCAAATTTGCGGCGATCGCTCCTGTTATCCAGCCTATTTTATTCAAATTATCTAGTACTGGACTATTTTTAGGATTAGTAGTCAGATTAATAATTCATACCAATGATATTATTGGTTTGTTAAAAACAGGTGCAATCTTTATTTGTGCAGTATTTATTATCTTTTCCTTTAGCGTTGGTTATCTTTTAGGCGGGCCTGGTATCGACACTCAAAGAGTTCTAGGAGTCGGAACAGCACAGCGAAATTTTGCCGCAGCATTATTAGTAGGCTCAAGTAATTTTGACGATCCCAACGTTGTGAGCATCATCATGGTGACAAGTATATTAATGATGATAACAGTTCTGATTGTGGGGCCAAAGTTTATAGAATTAGACCAGCCAAAAGATGGAGACATTAAACAGTTAGAGATATCAGGGTAA
- a CDS encoding gluconeogenesis factor YvcK family protein, translating to MSIGFLRQALNALQQQSRSRTSHRVNQWFKWLSPGLSIKRWLLISVGGVLLAILGLAIWVKLTPIFWLLELVRGFLGAVANILPNYISGPVVILGGLLLLLWGQTRTVGSITQVLRPDAEEELIDVLLAHRRLYRGPKIVVIGGGTGLSTLLRGLKTYSANITAIVTVADDGGSSGRLRQEFGVLPPGDIRNCLAALADEEKLLTELFQYRFRAGDGLTGHSFGNLFLTAMSDITGDLERAVAASSKVLAVRGQVLPATLSDVRLWAELADGRRIEGESSIPKANGKIVKIGCIPANPPALPAAIKAIKEADYIIIGPGSLYTSLIPNLLVSDIADAIAQSQAPRIYVCNVMTQPGETQGYTVADHIRAIDAACGQRQLFDAVLVHKKSPSAQSLIRYAQQDSHPVFLDREAVSQLGRRIVLANVLYEDETGFVRHNPQKLAKVLLKWYGGAHHGK from the coding sequence ATGTCAATCGGTTTTCTCAGACAAGCCCTCAACGCATTGCAACAGCAGTCACGCAGTCGAACTTCCCATCGGGTGAACCAGTGGTTCAAATGGTTGTCCCCTGGATTATCGATAAAACGCTGGTTGCTAATCAGTGTTGGGGGTGTATTGCTAGCGATTCTAGGGTTAGCTATTTGGGTGAAGCTGACTCCCATTTTTTGGCTGTTGGAGTTAGTTAGGGGTTTTTTGGGAGCTGTCGCTAACATTTTACCCAACTATATCAGTGGCCCTGTGGTTATTTTGGGTGGTTTGTTATTGTTGCTTTGGGGACAAACGCGCACTGTCGGCTCGATTACTCAGGTTTTAAGACCGGATGCGGAAGAAGAACTCATTGATGTACTGTTAGCCCATCGGCGCTTGTACCGGGGGCCGAAAATAGTAGTCATTGGTGGTGGTACGGGGCTATCTACTTTGCTTAGAGGATTAAAAACCTATAGTGCTAATATTACGGCTATTGTGACTGTCGCTGATGACGGTGGCTCTTCTGGGAGGTTACGTCAAGAATTCGGTGTTTTACCACCGGGAGATATTCGCAACTGTTTAGCAGCCTTAGCAGATGAAGAAAAATTATTGACTGAGTTATTTCAATATCGTTTTCGGGCCGGGGATGGCTTAACTGGTCATAGTTTTGGCAATTTGTTCTTAACCGCGATGAGTGATATCACTGGTGATTTGGAACGGGCTGTAGCTGCTAGTTCCAAAGTCTTAGCTGTGAGAGGACAAGTTTTGCCTGCTACTCTCAGCGATGTTCGCCTCTGGGCAGAATTAGCCGATGGTCGCCGCATTGAGGGCGAGTCTAGCATTCCCAAAGCTAACGGTAAAATTGTCAAGATTGGTTGCATTCCGGCTAATCCTCCGGCTTTGCCAGCAGCTATTAAGGCCATCAAAGAAGCCGACTATATTATTATTGGCCCCGGTAGCCTCTATACCAGTTTAATTCCTAACTTATTAGTATCAGACATTGCTGATGCGATCGCCCAATCCCAAGCCCCTCGGATTTATGTCTGCAATGTGATGACCCAACCGGGGGAAACTCAAGGATATACCGTTGCTGACCACATTCGCGCCATTGATGCGGCTTGTGGACAAAGACAACTGTTTGATGCTGTGCTAGTACATAAAAAATCCCCTTCAGCCCAATCACTCATCCGTTATGCTCAACAAGATTCCCATCCTGTGTTCTTAGACAGAGAAGCTGTCTCTCAACTAGGGAGAAGAATTGTCTTAGCTAACGTTTTGTATGAGGACGAAACAGGATTTGTGCGTCACAATCCCCAAAAGTTAGCCAAAGTCCTATTGAAGTGGTATGGTGGAGCGCATCATGGAAAGTGA
- a CDS encoding HAD-IA family hydrolase — protein MKNLCIIFDLDGTLVDSERLCNQAFIDLLLFINESIDSLIYRYRGRKLALILADIEIRYGVKLPVDFEVIYRQKVNELFEFYLQPIPGVPEMLETLEYPICVASSAPMAKIRTALNVTNISHYFGDSLFSSYDVGSWKPDPGLFLYAANKMGFPPEFCVVIEDSDVGIQAAHSAGIYALKYSTEEEAEERTNVFSNMKFLKKRLDNIYAIKCDRS, from the coding sequence ATGAAGAATCTTTGTATCATTTTTGATTTAGATGGAACGTTAGTTGATAGCGAGAGACTTTGTAACCAAGCATTTATCGATTTGCTACTTTTTATCAACGAATCAATCGATAGTCTGATTTATCGATATCGTGGTAGAAAATTAGCTTTAATTTTAGCGGATATAGAAATAAGATATGGCGTAAAGTTACCTGTTGATTTTGAGGTAATATATCGTCAAAAAGTGAATGAATTATTTGAATTTTACTTGCAACCAATCCCAGGCGTTCCAGAGATGCTCGAAACTCTGGAATATCCTATTTGCGTGGCTTCAAGCGCGCCAATGGCAAAAATTCGCACGGCTCTAAATGTCACAAATATATCGCATTATTTTGGCGATAGCTTGTTTAGCTCTTATGATGTAGGCTCATGGAAACCCGACCCAGGTTTATTTTTATACGCAGCTAATAAAATGGGCTTCCCTCCTGAATTTTGTGTTGTAATTGAAGATAGCGATGTCGGAATTCAAGCCGCACATTCAGCCGGAATCTATGCTTTGAAATATTCAACAGAGGAAGAAGCAGAGGAAAGAACTAATGTATTTTCTAATATGAAATTTCTTAAAAAACGGCTTGATAATATTTACGCGATAAAATGCGATCGCTCATAA
- a CDS encoding formylglycine-generating enzyme family protein, which translates to MSTAILPAFAATANPCPPEMVMIPGGTFTMGSDNSGYIEELSAQEVRVSSFCIDKYEVTNSQFAEFVKATGYVTVAERPLSKEQFPDLPDEQRLPGSLVFAIVQPEAKVLNWWHWQTGANWRHPFGKESAIVHQDNYPVVHIAYEDAVAYAQWAGKSLPTEAQWEYAARGGLDAATYAWGDQYSEKKANTWQGIFPLFNTKKDGYASIAPVGSFPPNGYGLYDMTGNVWELTSDWFMPGHNHKTHSVNPTGPEQSFDPNKPSEQALHVIKGGSYLCAPNYCSRFRPAARESQAPDTGTTHIGFRLVKNLTQESRGGRGRREAGEEKNISPA; encoded by the coding sequence ATGTCTACGGCGATTCTTCCCGCTTTTGCTGCTACCGCTAATCCCTGTCCTCCAGAAATGGTAATGATTCCCGGCGGGACATTTACGATGGGATCGGATAATTCCGGTTATATAGAAGAACTCTCAGCACAAGAGGTAAGAGTTAGTTCTTTTTGTATAGATAAATACGAGGTCACAAATTCCCAATTTGCAGAGTTTGTCAAAGCGACGGGCTACGTCACAGTTGCAGAGCGTCCTTTATCAAAGGAACAGTTTCCCGACTTGCCAGATGAGCAGAGATTACCGGGTTCTTTAGTGTTTGCAATAGTACAGCCAGAAGCAAAAGTACTGAATTGGTGGCATTGGCAGACTGGGGCAAATTGGCGACATCCCTTTGGCAAAGAAAGCGCAATTGTACATCAAGATAACTATCCAGTTGTTCATATTGCTTACGAAGACGCTGTAGCTTACGCCCAATGGGCAGGAAAATCGCTACCTACAGAAGCTCAGTGGGAATACGCTGCCCGTGGTGGGTTAGATGCTGCAACTTATGCTTGGGGTGACCAATACTCGGAGAAAAAAGCCAACACTTGGCAAGGAATATTTCCCTTGTTCAATACCAAAAAAGATGGTTACGCAAGTATTGCCCCTGTTGGTTCCTTTCCACCAAATGGTTATGGACTTTATGACATGACTGGTAACGTCTGGGAATTAACATCCGATTGGTTTATGCCAGGACATAACCACAAAACCCACAGTGTTAATCCTACAGGCCCGGAACAAAGTTTTGACCCCAATAAACCCAGCGAACAAGCCCTACACGTAATTAAAGGTGGTTCTTATCTGTGTGCGCCTAACTATTGCAGCCGTTTCCGTCCCGCAGCGCGAGAATCTCAAGCGCCGGATACGGGAACAACTCATATCGGATTTCGCTTAGTAAAGAACCTAACACAAGAGAGCAGGGGAGGCAGGGGAAGAAGAGAAGCAGGGGAGGAGAAAAATATATCTCCTGCTTAA
- the ruvC gene encoding crossover junction endodeoxyribonuclease RuvC, producing MEKRILGLDPGLAILGFGAITCTPGLTQLQSTKVNILDFGVIKTSADIEIGQRLCTLFDDLHTVIDNLQPDVVAIEKLFFYRMSSTIVVAQARGVVMLALAQHHLPYVEFTPAQVKLALTGYGNADKSEVQEAVARELDLAEIPQPDDAADALAVALTAWYQM from the coding sequence ATGGAAAAGCGAATTTTAGGATTAGACCCAGGACTGGCAATTTTAGGATTTGGGGCAATTACTTGTACACCAGGCTTAACCCAACTACAAAGTACAAAAGTCAATATCTTGGACTTTGGAGTCATCAAAACCTCAGCAGATATCGAGATTGGGCAACGCTTGTGTACCTTGTTCGATGATTTGCACACAGTGATTGATAATTTACAACCTGATGTAGTCGCAATTGAAAAACTGTTCTTCTATCGTATGTCAAGTACAATTGTTGTGGCACAAGCTAGAGGTGTAGTAATGTTAGCCTTAGCACAGCACCATTTGCCTTATGTCGAATTTACACCAGCACAGGTTAAGCTAGCTTTAACGGGATATGGCAACGCTGATAAATCTGAAGTGCAAGAGGCGGTAGCACGAGAGTTAGATTTAGCCGAAATTCCTCAGCCTGATGATGCTGCTGATGCTTTGGCTGTAGCTTTGACAGCTTGGTATCAAATGTGA
- a CDS encoding exosortase-dependent surface protein XDP2, translating into MKIVLVKTIKLLTSVASISMGCFLVTLPAQAATFSAFSFKTNVTATAINDPTGQLLNDPTRDIRLDSVEFNSRKISNFEVVTEATILQNDTYTLPDGDIFGVLHSGRGPNTANDNLVPEGPSKPNPTAQDIVSTLGNLNLNSILVTRENADKAIIEVSFANPVNTFFFWERGGAAGSNIAGDSDLLVEALDDNDAVIASYKILRQNYTKADYNISTVVEPILNNGPFNIGSIGITLNGTGTKTLRLTSANNNRANSNVPGDNGPDFKIVAANIETVPEPATFVSLLAVTSVGILFKRRTQVRG; encoded by the coding sequence ATGAAAATTGTGTTGGTAAAAACAATTAAGCTCTTGACAAGTGTTGCTTCTATATCAATGGGTTGTTTTTTGGTGACACTACCTGCTCAAGCCGCAACATTCAGTGCATTTTCGTTTAAAACCAATGTTACTGCCACTGCGATTAATGATCCTACAGGCCAACTACTCAACGACCCAACTAGAGATATCCGGCTAGATTCAGTCGAATTCAATAGTAGAAAAATTTCTAACTTTGAAGTTGTTACAGAAGCCACGATTCTTCAAAATGATACTTACACTTTGCCTGATGGTGATATTTTCGGTGTACTCCATTCAGGACGAGGGCCAAATACTGCTAATGATAACTTAGTCCCAGAAGGGCCTTCAAAACCAAATCCAACTGCTCAAGATATTGTCAGTACTTTAGGGAACTTAAATTTAAATAGTATTTTAGTCACAAGAGAAAATGCAGATAAAGCTATTATCGAAGTTTCGTTTGCTAATCCAGTGAATACCTTCTTCTTTTGGGAACGTGGTGGAGCAGCAGGCTCAAATATTGCTGGAGATAGCGATTTATTGGTAGAAGCTTTGGATGATAACGATGCTGTTATCGCTAGTTACAAAATCTTGAGACAAAACTATACCAAAGCTGACTATAACATTAGTACAGTAGTTGAGCCAATCCTGAATAATGGGCCTTTCAATATCGGTTCTATCGGTATTACTTTGAATGGAACTGGCACAAAAACATTAAGATTAACCAGTGCTAATAATAACAGGGCGAATTCTAACGTTCCTGGAGATAACGGCCCAGACTTTAAAATTGTGGCAGCTAATATTGAAACTGTTCCTGAACCTGCTACTTTTGTAAGTTTACTAGCTGTTACTAGTGTCGGAATCCTCTTCAAACGTCGGACACAAGTTAGAGGCTGA
- a CDS encoding arylsulfatase, which translates to MKFKSKNGNLFYRIAKAIALSLLITLLMVNGPALAATSEVLPLPLPAFKGKIGLTYKESQPDFPQPITAPANAPNVLLVILDDVGFGQASTFGGPVDTPNLTHLAETGLRYNQFHTTALCSPTRAALLTGRNHHSVNTGVVEELATGYPGYTTVLPKSAATVAEILRQNGYNTAAFGKWHNTPDFETSAVGPFDRWPTGLGFEYFYGFLGGDTNQWSPALVENTKRVDKPNKPDYHLTPDLVDHAIAWIRNQQSIAPEKPFFAYLATGATHAPHHAPKEWIDKYQGKFDQGWDKLREETFARQKQLGVIPANAQLTPRPPELPAWDSLSAEQQKLYAHMAEVFAGFLAHTDYEVGRLINAVDQLGELDNTLVIYVVGDNGASAEGGLTGSVNELQVFNAVPENLQQLLAAYDDLGSPKTFNHFPAAWAWAVNTPFQWTKQIASHFGGTRNPLVISWGANIKDQGGIRSQFHHVIDITPTILEVAGITVPKEVNGVKQRPIEGTSLAYTFNNPNAPSHRETQYFEMLGNRAIYDEGWVAAARHGRLPWERTVKGSFDTDEWELYNIAEDFSEANNLAKKNPQKLEKLQKLFLKEAKKHNVLPLDDRIAERFDVKIRPSLTRGRTTFTYYPGTVGIPEGSAPNLKNRSFTITANVEVPEKGAEGVILTQGGRFAGWSFFLEDNKPTYVYNYANTARYTIQSPEKLPSGKSTIRFNFDYDGGVGAGGIGKLFINDQQVAEGRVDKTIAYRLALDETFDVGRDTGTPVVDTYQVPFNFTGNLQQVSLDLK; encoded by the coding sequence ATGAAGTTTAAATCCAAGAATGGGAATTTGTTTTATAGAATAGCAAAGGCGATCGCTTTATCTTTGCTCATCACCTTATTGATGGTCAATGGCCCCGCCCTAGCAGCTACATCTGAGGTATTACCCCTGCCCTTACCAGCGTTTAAGGGGAAAATTGGCCTCACCTATAAAGAATCACAACCAGACTTTCCCCAACCCATCACCGCCCCAGCCAACGCCCCCAACGTCTTGCTAGTCATATTAGATGATGTGGGCTTTGGACAAGCCAGTACCTTTGGCGGCCCTGTGGATACTCCCAACTTAACGCACCTAGCCGAAACAGGATTACGCTACAACCAATTTCACACCACTGCCCTGTGTTCGCCTACCAGGGCAGCTTTATTAACTGGACGCAATCATCATTCAGTGAATACAGGGGTAGTTGAGGAATTAGCCACAGGTTATCCTGGCTACACAACAGTTTTGCCTAAAAGTGCTGCCACTGTTGCCGAAATCCTGCGACAAAATGGTTATAACACAGCCGCTTTTGGTAAATGGCATAATACACCAGACTTTGAAACCAGTGCTGTCGGGCCTTTTGATCGCTGGCCTACAGGGTTAGGATTTGAGTATTTTTACGGCTTCCTTGGTGGTGATACTAATCAGTGGAGTCCGGCTTTAGTGGAAAACACTAAGCGTGTAGATAAACCCAACAAGCCAGATTATCACCTAACACCAGACTTAGTAGACCATGCGATCGCCTGGATTCGCAACCAACAGTCCATCGCTCCAGAAAAACCCTTTTTCGCCTATCTCGCCACCGGCGCTACCCACGCACCCCACCACGCCCCCAAAGAGTGGATTGACAAATATCAAGGCAAATTTGACCAAGGCTGGGATAAATTACGCGAAGAAACCTTTGCCCGACAAAAGCAACTAGGTGTAATTCCAGCCAATGCCCAACTCACTCCCCGCCCCCCAGAACTCCCAGCTTGGGATTCCCTCTCAGCAGAACAGCAAAAACTCTATGCCCACATGGCTGAAGTATTTGCGGGATTTTTAGCCCATACAGATTATGAAGTCGGCAGGTTAATTAATGCCGTTGACCAACTCGGTGAACTGGATAACACCTTAGTCATATATGTGGTGGGAGATAACGGTGCTAGTGCCGAAGGCGGTTTAACAGGTAGCGTCAACGAACTGCAAGTTTTCAACGCTGTACCCGAAAATCTCCAACAACTGCTAGCTGCTTATGATGATTTAGGTAGCCCCAAAACATTCAACCATTTTCCGGCTGCTTGGGCATGGGCAGTTAACACTCCCTTCCAATGGACAAAGCAAATAGCCTCTCATTTTGGTGGTACTCGCAACCCCTTAGTAATCTCCTGGGGCGCAAATATTAAAGACCAAGGTGGCATTCGCAGCCAATTCCATCATGTAATTGATATTACACCCACAATTTTAGAAGTAGCGGGAATTACTGTACCGAAAGAAGTGAATGGTGTGAAGCAACGACCAATAGAAGGTACTAGCCTCGCATATACGTTTAATAATCCTAATGCGCCTTCTCATCGGGAAACTCAGTATTTTGAGATGCTGGGTAACCGAGCCATTTACGATGAAGGTTGGGTAGCTGCGGCGCGTCATGGTCGCTTACCTTGGGAACGAACTGTTAAAGGTAGCTTTGATACAGATGAGTGGGAACTGTACAACATTGCCGAAGATTTCAGCGAGGCGAATAATCTAGCTAAGAAAAACCCCCAGAAGCTAGAAAAACTGCAAAAGTTGTTTTTAAAAGAAGCCAAGAAGCATAACGTCTTACCCCTAGACGATCGCATTGCGGAAAGATTTGATGTTAAAATTCGTCCCAGCCTCACCAGAGGACGCACAACATTCACCTACTATCCAGGTACAGTCGGCATTCCCGAAGGTAGCGCACCAAATTTGAAAAATCGCTCCTTTACTATTACAGCTAATGTAGAAGTTCCAGAAAAAGGGGCAGAAGGTGTAATTTTAACCCAAGGCGGTCGTTTTGCAGGTTGGAGTTTTTTCCTAGAGGATAACAAGCCTACTTATGTTTACAACTATGCCAATACTGCCCGCTATACCATTCAATCACCAGAAAAATTACCCTCCGGTAAATCTACAATCCGGTTCAACTTTGATTATGACGGTGGTGTAGGTGCAGGTGGCATCGGCAAATTATTCATTAACGATCAACAGGTAGCTGAAGGTCGAGTAGATAAAACCATCGCTTACCGTTTAGCCCTAGACGAAACCTTTGATGTAGGCAGAGATACAGGTACTCCTGTAGTTGACACTTACCAAGTACCCTTTAATTTCACGGGTAACTTACAACAAGTCAGCCTGGATTTGAAGTAA